A region from the Desulfuromonas sp. TF genome encodes:
- a CDS encoding HRDC domain-containing protein gives MPVPILTTTAEIEELADDLGRETVIAVDLEADSMHCYKEKVCLLQFSTPERTVLVDPLAVGNLSSLAPVLADPKVRKIFHAADYDIRCLNRDFGFAICGLFDTMIACQFLGEEKVGLADVLGKYFGVVLDKQYQRADWAARPLTEGMIRYAAEDTRHLHRLARLLEEKLAVKGRLEWVAEEFALLEQVRFQEQEGPLFLRAKGAAVLDRRQLAVLEALLQWRDQEARRRDSPLFKVLGNKTLLELASTMPRTLSGLTAVEGLSPRLADRCGKGLLGAIAAGLTVPESDLPVYPRGERRVRDAAVDRRLAVLKEWRKEAAAEMEMDPGIVINNALLEEIARRRPTSSAALEGIPGMKNWQARVLGEKILEAVANDA, from the coding sequence ATGCCTGTTCCCATCCTTACCACCACCGCCGAAATTGAAGAGCTCGCTGACGATCTCGGCCGGGAGACGGTGATTGCCGTCGACCTCGAAGCCGACTCCATGCACTGCTATAAGGAAAAAGTCTGCCTGCTGCAGTTTTCCACCCCGGAGCGCACCGTACTGGTCGACCCCTTGGCCGTTGGGAACCTCTCGTCACTGGCGCCCGTTCTCGCCGACCCCAAGGTGCGCAAGATCTTCCATGCCGCCGATTACGATATCCGCTGCCTGAACCGCGATTTCGGGTTCGCCATCTGCGGTCTCTTCGACACCATGATTGCCTGCCAGTTTCTCGGCGAGGAGAAGGTGGGGTTGGCCGACGTGCTCGGCAAGTACTTCGGAGTGGTCCTGGACAAGCAGTACCAGCGGGCCGACTGGGCCGCCAGGCCCCTCACCGAAGGGATGATCCGCTATGCCGCCGAGGACACCCGCCATCTGCATCGCCTGGCACGGCTGCTGGAGGAGAAACTGGCGGTCAAAGGACGTCTGGAGTGGGTCGCGGAGGAGTTCGCTCTGCTCGAGCAGGTGCGCTTTCAGGAGCAGGAGGGGCCTCTCTTCCTGCGGGCCAAGGGGGCGGCCGTCCTCGACCGCCGGCAGCTTGCGGTCCTTGAAGCGCTGTTGCAGTGGCGCGACCAGGAGGCCCGCCGCCGGGACAGCCCCCTCTTCAAGGTGCTCGGCAACAAGACGCTGCTGGAGCTGGCCAGCACCATGCCGCGCACCCTTTCGGGCCTGACCGCGGTGGAGGGGCTCTCCCCGCGACTGGCCGATCGCTGCGGAAAAGGGCTCCTCGGGGCCATTGCCGCCGGTCTGACCGTGCCCGAGAGCGATCTGCCAGTTTATCCCCGCGGCGAGCGTCGGGTCAGGGATGCCGCCGTGGACCGCCGCCTGGCCGTCCTCAAGGAGTGGCGGAAGGAGGCGGCGGCGGAGATGGAAATGGATCCCGGCATCGTCATCAACAACGCGTTGCTTGAGGAGATCGCCCGCCGGCGGCCCACCTCGTCTGCTGCCCTGGAGGGGATTCCGGGAATGAAGAACTGGCAGGCGCGGGTGCTGGGGGAGAAGATTCTGGAGGCCGTCGCAAACGATGCCTGA
- a CDS encoding DUF2007 domain-containing protein, which translates to MRKLYTFNMAEKPQAALLKERLEQEGIACLLRNVDLSSALGEIPFLECLPELWVLDDEMFPRARMLLKGWTDPGAGNSKEWICAGCGESLEGQFDACWKCGRLRD; encoded by the coding sequence ATGAGGAAGCTGTACACCTTCAATATGGCGGAAAAGCCCCAGGCAGCTCTTCTCAAGGAGCGACTGGAGCAGGAAGGAATCGCCTGTCTGCTGCGCAACGTGGATCTCTCCTCCGCCCTGGGGGAGATTCCCTTCCTCGAATGCCTTCCGGAGCTCTGGGTGCTCGACGACGAGATGTTTCCCCGGGCCCGGATGCTCCTGAAGGGATGGACTGATCCCGGCGCCGGGAATAGCAAGGAGTGGATCTGTGCCGGATGCGGCGAGAGTCTGGAGGGGCAGTTCGATGCCTGCTGGAAGTGCGGTCGTTTGCGGGATTAA
- a CDS encoding DUF2157 domain-containing protein, producing the protein MASTERDKPYSPLDQKQLLRLFGEGLLPESVFRTFHVESTPEGGDWHLWLRNFLLVVGVALVLAGLFIFFAWNWGGMRPSVKFTLLETGLTAAVLAAMLYGRHRTEEKFFLFIASLITGVLLVLCGQVYQTGADAWELLAGWCLLIFGWVAVGRSALLWAFWLGLVHVAVFLFWIHIAGPAYGLYFAAVGLSLATIDI; encoded by the coding sequence ATGGCTTCGACGGAAAGAGACAAGCCGTATTCACCCCTTGATCAGAAGCAACTGCTCCGTCTTTTTGGGGAAGGTCTTCTGCCCGAGAGCGTCTTCCGGACCTTTCACGTCGAATCCACCCCCGAGGGCGGAGACTGGCATCTCTGGCTCAGGAATTTTCTCCTGGTGGTCGGAGTCGCCCTGGTGCTAGCCGGGCTATTTATCTTTTTCGCCTGGAACTGGGGGGGCATGCGTCCCTCGGTCAAATTCACCCTTCTGGAGACGGGCCTCACCGCGGCCGTACTGGCCGCCATGCTGTACGGCAGACATCGCACCGAGGAGAAGTTTTTTCTTTTCATCGCCTCGCTGATCACCGGCGTTCTCCTGGTGCTCTGCGGGCAAGTGTATCAGACCGGGGCCGATGCCTGGGAACTTCTTGCCGGCTGGTGCCTCCTCATCTTCGGCTGGGTAGCCGTCGGGCGGTCCGCTCTTCTGTGGGCGTTCTGGCTGGGGCTTGTTCATGTGGCCGTTTTCCTGTTCTGGATTCACATCGCAGGGCCGGCTTATGGGCTTTATTTCGCCGCAGTCGGCCTTTCGCTTGCGACAATCGACATC